One part of the Ochotona princeps isolate mOchPri1 chromosome 3, mOchPri1.hap1, whole genome shotgun sequence genome encodes these proteins:
- the LOC101519387 gene encoding interferon-induced GTP-binding protein Mx2: MSKLHRIQQQRKHSSPRSLQHPNQKTTFLLPMDQTFVPMSREVQSSPTWLEEVKVPAAFPKDSSFLSLSEQQTPKVKGPKCNLYAVYEQKVRPYIDLIDSLRALGVEQDLALPAITVIGDQSSGKSSVLEALSGVALPRGSGIITRCPLELKLKKQPWDQAWKGTISYQGVRLTLEDPSHVEREIRKAQNIIAGSNTGISHELISLEITSGEVPDLTLIDLPGIARLPVGNQPQDIGKQIKALIRKYIQRQETINLVVVPCNVDIATTEALSMAREVDPNGDRTIGVLTKPDLVDRGTETGILQVMQNLTYPLKKGYMMVRCRAQQDILNNLTCAEAVKKEMHFFETHPYFRVLLEDGKATVPRLAERLTRELSVHIKRSLPLLETQITERYLQATEELRQYGEDIPKQEVDKILFLIKKVKLFNKDIEKLVEAEELVQGKETRMYHKVREEFKTWHGILSTSIQQVKSSIQEEISKYESQYRGRELAGFISYKSFESIVQQHMERLFNPALQVVLKTSEIVHQAFCEMAVKHFSDFFNLHQMVRNEIESIKQVQREKAERMVRLQFDMERLIFCQDKIYSAVLQNVHQEASQPLAKPAQILPMAVLGTPSNPPAISCRSEIATHVEAYCLETSKRLSNQIPLLVQFFILWENGDNLQKATMQMLEKDKCAWLLQEHSEAATQRQQLKDRIYRLTQARSRLWQFSKAGTP; the protein is encoded by the exons ATGTCTAAGCTGCACAGGATCCAACAGCAACGGAAGCACAGTTCTCCTCGCTCCCTGCAGCACCCCAATCAAAAGACGACTTTCTTACTGCCCATGGACCAGACGTTTGTCCCCATGTCGAGGGAGGTGCAGTCTTCGCCAACCTGGCTGGAAGAAGTGAAGGTCCCTGCGGCCTTCCCCAAAGACTCCAGCTTTCTGAGTTTGAGCGAGCAGCAGACCCCAAAGGTCAAG GGGCCCAAGTGCAACCTGTACGCCGTGTACGAGCAGAAGGTGCGCCCATACATCGACCTCATCGACTCCCTGCGGGCCCTTGGTGTGGAGCAGGACCTGGCCCTGCCCGCCATCACCGTCATCGGGGACCAGAGCTCTGGCAAGAGCTCCGTGCTGGAGGCTCTGTCGGGCGTGGCCCTCCCCAGAGGCAGCG GAATCatcaccaggtgtcctctggagctGAAATTGAAGAAGCAGCCGTGGGATCAGGCGTGGAAGGGGACGATCAGCTACCAGGGAGTGCGGCTGACACTGGAGGATCCCTCGCATGTGGAGAGAGAGATCCGAAAAG CCCAGAATATCATCGCTGGCAGCAACACAGGCATCAGCCATGAGCTCATCTCCCTGGAGATCACCTCGGGCGAGGTGCCTGACCTGACCCTCATTGACCTGCCCGGCATAGCCAGGCTGCCCGTGGGCAATCAGCCTCAGGACATTGGCAAGCAG ATCAAGGCACTCATCCGGAAGTACATCCAGAGGCAGGAGACCATCAACCTGGTGGTGGTGCCCTGTAACGTGGACATCGCCACCACGGAGGCGCTGAGCATGGCCCGGGAGGTGGACCCCAATGGGGACCGGACCATAG GAGTCCTGACCAAACCAGACCTCGTGGACAGGGGCACCGAGACTGGCATCCTGCAGGTAATGCAGAACCTCACGTACCCTCTCAAGAAGGGCTACATGATGGTGAGGTGCCGGGCCCAGCAGGATATCCTCAACAATCTGACCTGTGCCGAGGCGGTCAAGAAAGAAATGCACTTCTTTGAAACGCATCCATACTTCAG AGTCCTCCTGGAAGACGGGAAAGCCACGGTGCCCCGCCTGGCCGAGAGACTGACCAGGGAACTCAGTGTGCACATCAAA AGATCCCTGCCGCTGTTGGAAACTCAGATAACAGAGCGCTACCTGCAGGCCACCGAGGAACTGCGCCAGTATGGGGAGGACATCCCCAAGCAGGAGGTGGACAAGATTCTCTTTCTGATTAAG AAAGTCAAGTTGTTTAACAAGGACATTGAGAAGTTGGTGGAGGCGGAGGAGCTTGTACAAGGCAAGGAGACACGCATGTACCACAAGGTCCGTGAGGAGTTCAAGACCTGGCACGGCATTCTGAGCACCAGCATCCAGCAAG TGAAAAGCAGCATCCAGGAAGAAATCTCCAAATATGAAAGCCAGTACCGGGGAAGGGAGCTTGCTGGCTTCATCAGCTACAAGTCCTTTGAGAGCATTGTGCAGCAGCACATGGAGAGGCTGTTCAACCCTGCCCTGCAGGTGGTCCTCAAAACCAGTG AAATTGTCCATCAGGCTTTCTGTGAAATGGCTGTTAAGCATTTCAGCGACTTCTTCAACCTGCATCAGATGGTCAGG AACGAGATCGAGAGCATAAAACAGGTGCAAAGGGAGAAGGCAGAGCGCATGGTGCGGCTGCAGTTTGACATGGAAAGACTCATCTTCTGCCAGGACAAGATCTACAGCGCAGTTCTCCAGAATGTCCACCAGGAGGCGTCGCAGCCCCTGGCGAAGCCAGCACAGATCCTCCCCATGGCCGTCCTGGGGACCCCCAGCAACCCACCTGCCATCTCCTGCAGGAGTGAAATCGCCACCCACGTGGAGGCGTATTGCTTG GAGACCAGCAAGCGCCTTTCCAACCAGATCCCGCTGCTGGTTCAGTTCTTCATCCTCTGGGAGAACGGCGACAACCTGCAGAAAGCCACGATGCAGATGCTGGAGAAGGACAAGtgtgcctggctgctgcaggagcaCAGCGAGGCGGCCACCCAGAGGCAGCAGCTCAAGGACAGGATCTACAGGCTTACCCAGGCGCGCAGCAGGCTCTGGCAGTTCTCCAAAGCGGGGACACCCTGA